The following coding sequences lie in one Cannabis sativa cultivar Pink pepper isolate KNU-18-1 chromosome 5, ASM2916894v1, whole genome shotgun sequence genomic window:
- the LOC133038224 gene encoding uncharacterized mitochondrial protein AtMg00860-like, which produces MNPLKCAFGVTLGRLLGFIVTHRGIEIDPAKIKAIMEMPPPRNLRQLRGLQGKLAYIRRFISNLSGRCQPFSRLMQKNIPFIWDEACQNAFESIKKYLLHPPVLRAPILGKPLILYITSLDRSLGAMLAQNNEEGKEVAL; this is translated from the coding sequence ATGAATCCTTTAAAATGTGCATTTGGGGTAACATTGGGAAGGTTACTCGGATTTATCGTCACACATCGAGGAATTGAAATCGACCCTGCAAAGATCAAAGCAATTATGGAAATGCCTCCCCCGCGTAATTTACGTCAACTACGTGGACTACAGGGAAAACTTGCGTATATTCGAAGATTCATCTCAAACCTGTCTGGTAGATGTCAACCCTTTTCGCGGTTGATGCAGAAAAATATCCCATTTATTTGGGATGAGGCATGCCAAAATGCTTTTGAAAGCATTAAGAAGTACCTGTTGCACCCACCAGTGTTGAGAGCTCCAATCTTAGGAAAGCCATTGATATTATATATCACTTCACTCGACCGCTCCTTGGGAGCCATGCTAGCGCAAAATAATGAGGAGGGAAAAGAAGTTGCTCTTTAA